Proteins co-encoded in one Candidatus Polarisedimenticolia bacterium genomic window:
- a CDS encoding histone deacetylase yields the protein MKVVYSDAYFLQLGEHVFPAVKYRRVKEKLLADGTITPADLVEPAPASDEDLLLVHAPSYIHKLKTGTFSPVEIMRQEVPYSRELVDAFILAAGGSILAAKLALDARSAAVNLGGGFHHAYPDHGEGFCLIHDVAVAIRRMQKDRRIDRAMVVDCDVHHGNGTAAIFRKDPDVFTLSIHQFHNYPFHKPPSSLDIDLADGTGDAEYLEKLEQGLAAAMQKLTPDLLFYIAGADPFGEDQLGGLNLTREGLEKRDRLVFEAGRRHKARVHLTLAGGYAVNVEDTVAIHAASVRILREVFKV from the coding sequence GTGAAAGTGGTCTATTCCGATGCCTACTTCCTGCAGCTGGGAGAGCATGTCTTCCCGGCGGTGAAGTATCGCCGCGTGAAAGAGAAGCTGCTCGCCGACGGGACCATCACGCCGGCCGATCTGGTAGAGCCCGCGCCGGCGAGCGATGAAGATCTCCTCCTGGTGCACGCCCCTTCCTACATCCATAAGCTCAAGACCGGGACCTTCTCGCCGGTCGAGATCATGCGGCAGGAGGTCCCCTATTCGCGCGAGCTGGTGGACGCCTTCATCCTGGCCGCGGGAGGCTCGATCCTGGCGGCGAAGCTGGCGCTGGACGCCAGGTCGGCGGCGGTCAACCTGGGAGGCGGCTTCCACCACGCCTACCCGGATCATGGCGAAGGCTTCTGTCTGATCCACGACGTGGCGGTGGCGATCCGCAGGATGCAGAAAGATCGCAGGATCGATCGGGCGATGGTGGTCGATTGCGACGTGCACCACGGCAACGGCACGGCCGCGATCTTCAGGAAGGATCCCGACGTCTTCACGCTGTCGATTCATCAGTTCCACAACTACCCGTTCCACAAGCCTCCCAGCAGCCTCGACATCGACCTGGCCGACGGGACGGGCGACGCCGAATACCTGGAGAAGCTGGAGCAAGGGCTGGCCGCGGCCATGCAGAAGCTCACGCCCGATCTCCTGTTCTATATCGCCGGGGCCGACCCTTTCGGGGAAGACCAGCTGGGAGGTCTCAATCTGACGCGCGAAGGGCTCGAAAAGCGCGACCGGCTCGTCTTCGAGGCGGGGAGAAGGCACAAAGCCCGCGTGCACCTGACTCTGGCGGGCGGCTACGCCGTGAACGTGGAGGACACGGTGGCGATCCATGCCGCCTCGGTGCGTATCCTCCGGGAGGTCTTCAAGGTATGA
- the hemQ gene encoding hydrogen peroxide-dependent heme synthase: MTLSDSAAPLTLEGHFLLHQMFRVRWTEWKKLLQDRRAAVAAEAAFLLEQMEKNEAGPSCSVAVLGHKCDLMLIHFRPDLPAIHQAEQAVAGLGLGEFLEPAGSYVSVVELGLYEMTLKIHAELEEKGIAPATPEHERALAEELSRQRERMKGRLVPAFPKRRYVCFYPMNKKRGEVKNWYAEGIRRRAEMMREHGLIGRRYAEQVTQIISGSIGFDDWEWGVDLFADDPMVFKKLVYEMRFDEASSWYGEFGPFLVGLQFSASGLAGLLSGETPPLQA; encoded by the coding sequence ATGACGCTGTCCGATTCCGCCGCGCCCCTGACTTTGGAGGGGCACTTTCTTCTGCACCAGATGTTCCGTGTCCGCTGGACCGAGTGGAAGAAGCTCCTGCAGGACCGCCGCGCCGCGGTGGCGGCCGAGGCGGCGTTTCTGCTGGAGCAGATGGAGAAAAACGAAGCGGGCCCTTCCTGCAGCGTGGCGGTGCTGGGACACAAGTGCGATCTGATGCTGATTCACTTCCGCCCCGATCTGCCGGCGATTCACCAGGCGGAGCAGGCGGTGGCAGGCTTGGGGCTGGGCGAGTTCCTGGAGCCGGCCGGCTCCTATGTGTCGGTGGTGGAGCTGGGGCTCTACGAGATGACCCTCAAGATTCACGCCGAGCTGGAGGAAAAAGGAATCGCGCCCGCCACTCCCGAGCACGAGCGGGCGCTGGCGGAGGAGCTGTCGCGCCAGCGGGAGCGAATGAAAGGACGCCTGGTCCCCGCCTTCCCGAAGCGCCGCTACGTCTGCTTCTATCCAATGAACAAGAAGCGCGGCGAGGTGAAGAACTGGTATGCGGAAGGGATCCGGCGGCGCGCGGAGATGATGCGCGAGCACGGCCTCATCGGCCGACGCTACGCCGAGCAGGTCACCCAGATCATTTCAGGCTCGATTGGCTTCGATGACTGGGAATGGGGAGTGGATCTGTTCGCCGACGACCCGATGGTCTTCAAGAAGCTGGTCTACGAGATGCGCTTCGACGAAGCCAGCTCCTGGTACGGTGAGTTCGGACCGTTCCTGGTGGGGCTGCAGTTCTCCGCGTCAGGCCTGGCGGGGCTGCTGTCGGGAGAGACCCCGCCGCTGCAGGCTTGA